The genomic DNA attttaaacaagcaaaatatATCCTGAACAACTTTGTGTCCAAGGCTGGTACAGAGTCATTATCAAGAGTGACTGTTCTGCACGCTGAGTTACAGTTCTGTAAGTCCACGTTGTGCCAGGCAGAGCCGGGGCTGTTGCTTGGAGCGAGCAGAGGCATCCACGGGCTGCAGCtggggccagccctgcccctccctCAGTACACGGTGCACCAGTTGCTGCCATCGCTGGGCATCAGCCCACCGGTGATCAGCAGAATCAGATCCACAAACCACCAGATGCCCAGGCCCCCCAGGGTCAGCAGCTTCCCCACGGCGGTGCCGGTGTGGCCCAGGCAGAACCGATCCACTCCGAAGCAGCCCAGGAAGAAGGAGTAGAGCAGAGTGGTGATGAAGTAGTGTCCCGTGTACCTGCGAGGGAAGAGGCGGCGGTGTCAGGGAGTGTCAGCCTTCCCCGCCggaccagccctgctcctgctggggggggggggctccgtCCAGTGGGTGCGCGGGGGGACAGGGACTCTCCTACTTGACACAGGGCCGGCTGCCCCGCAGGAAGCTCCGCGGCTCGGCGCACTCGATGCCGTCCAGCGCTCGGCACTGCACCCGGGTGTGATCCACCTCGCCGTGGGCCTGTCCGCCGAACTGCGGCGGGGGCAGCGCTCAGCGCTCGGCGAGGCCCGGGGGGCGCCGGCAGTGGggccgcccccccgccccgccctcACCTTCACGCAGCCgtggcccagctcctgctgtgccgTGGCGTTCCCGCCGTGGTCCACCGGCTCCTCGCACTCCACGAACTCATCGGGGCTGCGGGGAAGGAGCGGGTGGTGAGGGCGGCCGGGTGGCCGCGCTCCCCCGCCCcaccgccccggcccggcgctcACAGGTAGGTGCATAGGACGAGCGGCGCCCGCGGATCGCTGTAGGCccaggcggcggcgggcggccccggcggcaGGTCCCGGGGCTCGGTGTCGTTGCCCGGGAGGCCGCGGccgtgcagcagcagcaggttcccGAGCAGCAGCACGGCCTGGCCGCACAGCAGCGCGTACCCCACGGGCGGCGCCATGGCGGCAacgccgccccgcccggcctCGGGCCGCGCCTCCCGCAGCCAATGGGCGCCCGCCGCTGCgccgccgggggcggggggagccgctCGCAGCCAATGGGCGtccgccgccgcgccgccgggggcggggggagccgctCGCAGCCAATGGGCGTCCGCCGCTGTgccgccgggggcggggggagccgctCGCAGCCAATGGGCGtccgccgccgcgccgccgggggcggggggagccgctCGCAGCCAATGGGCGTCCGCCGCTGCgccgccgggggcggggggagccgctCGCAGCCAATGGGCGtccgccgccgcgccgccgggggcggggggagccgctCGCAGCCAATGGGCGTCCGCCGCTGTgccgccgggggcggggggagccgctCGCAGCCAATGGGCGtccgccgccgcgccgccgggggcggggggagccgctCGCAGCCAATGGGCGtccgccgccgcgccgccgggggcggggggagccgctCGCAGCCAATGGGCGTCTGCCTCCGCgccgccgggggcggggggagccgctCGCAGCCAATGggcgcccgccgccgcgccgccgggggcggggggagccgctCGCAGCCAATGGGCGtccgccgccgcgccgccgggggcggggggagccgctCGCAGCCAATGggcgcccgccgccgcgccgccgggggcgggggga from Corvus moneduloides isolate bCorMon1 chromosome 27, bCorMon1.pri, whole genome shotgun sequence includes the following:
- the TM2D2 gene encoding TM2 domain-containing protein 2 isoform X1 yields the protein MAPPVGYALLCGQAVLLLGNLLLLHGRGLPGNDTEPRDLPPGPPAAAWAYSDPRAPLVLCTYLPDEFVECEEPVDHGGNATAQQELGHGCVKFGGQAHGEVDHTRVQCRALDGIECAEPRSFLRGSRPCVKYTGHYFITTLLYSFFLGCFGVDRFCLGHTGTAVGKLLTLGGLGIWWFVDLILLITGGLMPSDGSNWCTVY
- the TM2D2 gene encoding TM2 domain-containing protein 2 isoform X2; translated protein: MAPPVGYALLCGQAVLLLGNLLLLHGRGLPGNDTEPRDLPPGPPAAAWAYSDPRAPLVLCTYLPDEFVECEEPVDHGGNATAQQELGHGCVKVHGTLLHHHSALLLLPGLLRSGSVLPGPHRHRRGEAADPGGPGHLVVCGSDSADHRWADAQRWQQLVHRVLREGQGWPQLQPVDASARSKQQPRLCLAQRGLTEL